In Candidatus Electrothrix scaldis, the genomic window ATATTGCAAAAACACTCAACTTTATTCCTACAAGATGATCTGTTTTTTCTCTTGTGCCCCAATACAATTTCCCTAAGTACCACCCTACGAATACAATATACAACCTGCTGATATAAAAAACAGTTGAACTCTCACACATTTTACTCTACCCTTGCAGAGAACCTCAAGAAAGGAGAAGAGAGCAAAGCTATCCCCCTGTAGATCCGGCTGGATTACACCGACTGAGGAGAGTAACACATGAAGCAAATAAATACATTGTCCCCAACCTCCTTTTTTCACTTATGGAGGCTATGCATTCCTACCTTGCGCCCCATCCAGAGAGCCCATGCGGCCTCCCCCTACGACATCTTTACTCACCAGACAAACAAAGATACTCCCACAGAAGAAGCTATTCGTCGTCTTGAAATAAACCATCATGCGATATTCCAATCAAGAAACGAAGTTGAAGCACAGATGAATGAGGCGAGAGCCAGGGCGAAACAGTTCGCCACAGAAAGGATAAGTAAGCAGCTAACGTACCTCAAGGCTGCACAATGAAAGGCGACACAAAGACAAGCAAAATGCTACGACAAGGGAGGGTACGGTGAATTGTTGGGAATTTAAAAAATGTGGCCGTGAACCTAACGGGCAAAATAGCTCCCTCTATGGTGTTTGTCCTGTAAGCACAGCATCCAATGCAGATGGCATCCACAACGGAAAAAACGGTGGACGATGCTGCTGGGCAATCATCACCACGGAGCCAAGCGAAATGGAAAAAAACTTAGGTTTCTGTTGCGGTGGACTTTCGGAATGTATCCAGTGTGATTTCTATCAGCACGTAAAGGAATCAACAGAACTTGTTATTGCTGTCTAAAGAGGCCCTCTATTGACAAACAAAAAATGGATAAGGAAGACAACTGAAGGAAGCCAAACACCGGGTGAAGGTCATTGAGTAATAGTTCAAGTAACGGTGCCTGGCTCCTTCAATTACCTTGTTACAAAGAATGACTATTTAATAAGATCTTGTCAATAGTTTTTATCAGTTACCTTGCCATACCCTGTTTTTGTGGCACGGGTCCCAGCTCACCTATTTACCCACAAACGACAGACAGAATCACGTGATAGCAGGATGATATAAAGAGGGTAATTCAAGATACCACAGGTATATTTTCCCTAATGGCTTTTATCATAGGCTTGAATAATTTTCTGAACCAAGGGGTGGCGAACCACGTCACTGTGATCAAAATGACTGAAGCCGATACCATCTATCCCCTGGAGGAGATGCCGTGCCTCTGCAAGTCCTGAGGCCTGTTTTCCAGGCAAGTCAACCTGAGTGATATCACCGGTGACAACTGCCTTTGCATCAAAACCGATGCGAGTGAGGAACATTTTCATCTGCTCACTGGTGGTATTTTGCGCCTCATCCAGGATCACAAAACCATTATTCAAAGTTCTGCCGCGCATAAAAGCCAACGGTGCAATTTCAATAACACCTCGTTCAACAAGCTCAGCAACCTTTTCCGTACCCATCATATCATTGAGGGCATCAGTCAATGGCCGGAGATAAGGATCAATCTTTTGCGCCATGTCCCCAGGAAGAAAACCCAATTTCTCTCCAGCTTCTACAGCCGGACGTGTCAGAATAATACGCTGAACCCGCTCTGAGGCCAAAGCAGAAACTGCCATAGCCACAGCCAAATAGGTTTTACCGGTTCCAGCTGGTCCGATACCAAAGACGATATCGTTCTTCCGGATCAACTCAATATAGTTTTTCTGATGAACACTTTTTGGAGAAATGATCCTTTTCTGGGCCGTAATACAGACCTTATCAAGAAAGATCTCCGCCAGAGAAGCGGACGGTGATGACTCAAGGATTTTAATACCAAAGGCAATATCCTGACTAAAGACAGGATAACCTTTACGTACGAGATCATACAGTTGCGACAGCAGGGAGGTGGCCAAATCCACAGCATGTGCCCTGCCACTGATGCTCAGGATATTGCCTCTGTCACAAATTTGAACCTG contains:
- a CDS encoding PhoH family protein gives rise to the protein MRTCQKLTGESEQSLEFDDYAVAQVLFGVHNHNLHTIEQAVQVQICDRGNILSISGRAHAVDLATSLLSQLYDLVRKGYPVFSQDIAFGIKILESSPSASLAEIFLDKVCITAQKRIISPKSVHQKNYIELIRKNDIVFGIGPAGTGKTYLAVAMAVSALASERVQRIILTRPAVEAGEKLGFLPGDMAQKIDPYLRPLTDALNDMMGTEKVAELVERGVIEIAPLAFMRGRTLNNGFVILDEAQNTTSEQMKMFLTRIGFDAKAVVTGDITQVDLPGKQASGLAEARHLLQGIDGIGFSHFDHSDVVRHPLVQKIIQAYDKSH